A section of the Acropora muricata isolate sample 2 chromosome 4, ASM3666990v1, whole genome shotgun sequence genome encodes:
- the LOC136914118 gene encoding chondroitin sulfate ABC exolyase-like, translated as MTLRQAFPILSILLYIVSHSESSATSSVCKKDQVFDFETSAEADCFQLVPVGSGTKTLSSSKNTVKFGQKSLKWHATTTSPSSLQLDFATGHHITKSWLERGGVKVWLYQDSASPGKQLKAEFKDTNDKIFCLFKANLNFKGWRGIWVKFSECKPSGISVTSSSTINHVLFTIPGKVTIYIDILEFKSSLGKQTRDKIVPPINGRDLYDASNTWQRSYHWSQQPAPDLPSTVDVTKNLHLDVIKSRMMNWYLDETKTTTNFPAGSFLEHRWNTLLKSIQNAHKSYDNDLVIENDKIVGPPLFCRDCRDEKKFGDVITKILFPLALEYHIRSRTDEIDSTATDELRNLNSAVATEKKSAYQAIAGEHEAMQDVFKTFLPKSSKPLTKDQVKNAIKALNCNRLSKINHLLDYVKDQGFADGSGLGSLDHEMNRVGAGFSHSLLLLSDSLNEASNRSRLLDLIETAKWYNDFGEVYQSPAFEYKGTTADRMITILHFRVLIVLVMPKSTDQEKKARIRDMDAIVRWMNNAFAVNDAFGGVIKPDYTGFHHKAIYGSAYVPQALQVAGLVKYLLHGTKFSLSETSVNNIRRGLEVIRLMAAKYSSPNSINGRFPNYSNKVLIKAALGGYAYFSVANPSATTVQSGITVTDVEKPEMFLRLYDENDAYTITILRDGRIRKSKYYLNSLGALDLMKKVQTTSTSKGYSAEPSPEGHWSKNFAALSVHRRKDWVATAKGFNKYVWDFENQPNKENIYGLYASHGALLIANSEALLSVHDVDKGWDWTKVPGTTSIALDLADMDMGGARFFGKKDLAGGLTFKGTYPLGNGVFGMDFDQPSYGLATTDPRSNIEFKFKKSFFFFQNLIVCLGSHISAQDTNKKIVQTTLFQDKLFDGVPSSKIKVNGIDKTFSNTANAYTPNIKNVAYTTLTDAKGNFYYIPSNSKTSLKVHLKDQNSKTDDGKTDTTGRYATAWFDHSTSPSNGKYQYAVLIPTATYHTTLTDLATAQESANAKVYKVLKQDHQAHVVQFVKSPKTWTALGNDHVVTGYVVFRGNLNLPRRGEIRHVTAKDVLLMVEKSDDYIFLSVSVPSLNLHTKGNLKVNNDVEQEERYHSSSQEKEVEVTLRTKVESSVVYALAHGNPDGYKPNVWVVGNNLKVKFLNLKNGFSVEVKLKKMKV; from the exons AATCTTCTGCGACTTCTTCCGTTTGTAAGAAAGACCAAGTTTTCGACTTCGAAACTTCAGCCGAAGCAGATTGCTTTCAGCTTGTTCCAGTGGGTTCTGGAACTAAAACATTGTCCTCAAGCAAGAACACCGTCAAGTTCGGGCAAAAATCCTTGAAATGGCATGCAACCACAACTTCTCCCTCAAGTCTTCAACTGGACTTTGCTACTGGCCATCATATTACGAAAAGCTGGCTTGAAAGAGGTGGTGTCAAAGTTTGGCTTTACCAGGATAGTGCCTCTCCAGGAAAACAGTTGAAAGCTGAGTTCAAAGATACCAATGACaaaattttttgcctttttaaagCGAACCTAAATTTTAAGGGTTGGAGAGGGATCTGGGTCAAGTTTTCGGAATGTAAACCATCCGGAATTAGCGTTACCTCATCCAGTACCATCAATCATGTCCTCTTTACCATACCTGGAAAAGTTACTATTTACATAGACATACTCGAGTTTAAGAGCAGCCTGGGTAAACAGACACGCGACAAAATAGTACCACCGATTAATGGAAGAGATTTGTATGATGCCTCCAACACTTGGCAACGCTCATATCACTGGAGTCAACAACCCGCTCCTGATTTACCCTCCACAGTTGACGTGACGAAAAACCTACATTTAGATGTCATTAAGAGCCGAATGATGAACTGGTATCTtgatgagacaaaaacaacCACCAATTTTCCAGCCGGAAGTTTTCTTGAACACAGATGGAATACGCTACTCAAAAGTATACAAAATGCACACAAGTCATATGATAACGATTTAGTGATCGAAAATGATAAAATAGTAGGACCTCCATTGTTTTGCCGCGATTGCAGAGACGAGAAAAAATTTGGGgatgtaattaccaaaattCTTTTTCCTCTGGCACTGGAATACCATATTAGATCTCGCACTGACGAAATTGACAGCACTGCCACTGACGAACTTCGTAACCTCAACTCTGCTGTTGCGACTGAAAAAAAATCTGCGTACCAAGCTATTGCAGGTGAACATGAGGCCATGCAAGACGTCTTTAAGACCTTCCTTCCCAAATCATCTAAACCGCTTACTAAGGATCAAGTGAAAAATGCAATCAAGGCCTTGAATTGTAATCGGTTGAGCAAAATCAACCATCTTCTCGATTACGTCAAAGATCAAGGATTCGCCGACGGAAGTGGCCTGGGATCATTGGACCACGAAATGAACAGGGTAGGTGCTGGTTTCTCGCACTCTCTTTTGCTCCTCAGTGATTCATTGAACGAAGCTTCGAATAGGAGCAGACTACTGGATCTTATCGAGACAGCCAAATGGTACAACGATTTTGGAGAGGTTTACCAATCGCCAGCATTTGAATATAAAGGCACAACTGCTGATCGCATGATAACAATACTTCACTTCCGAGTCTTGATTGTGCTAGTGATGCCAAAGAGCACAgatcaagaaaagaaagcaaggaTAAGAGACATGGACGCTATAGTTCGATGGATGAATAACGCATTTGCTGTAAACGATGCTTTCGGAGGAGTCATAAAACCTGATTACACCGGATTTCACCACAAAGCCATTTACGGATCTGCCTACGTGCCACAAGCCCTTCAGGTAGCAGGGCTTGTCAAATACCTTCTTCACGGAACGAAATTTTCGCTGTCAGAAACATCAGTCAACAACATCAGACGAGGACTTGAAGTTATACGTTTAATGGCCGCCAAGTATTCCTCTCCAAACAGTATCAACGGGCGCTTTCCAAACTACTCAAACAAAGTCCTCATCAAGGCTGCATTGGGAGGATATGCCTACTTCAGCGTTGCCAATCCTTCCGCTACAACAGTGCAATCAGGAATAACTGTGACCGACGTCGAAAAACCGGAGATGTTTCTGCGGTTGTATGATGAAAATGACGCTTACACGATCACGATTTTGAGAGACGGGAGGATAAGAAAAAGCAAGTACTACTTAAACAGTTTGGGAGCATTGGATTTGATGAAGAAG gtGCAAACCACCTCCACTTCAAAGGGCTATTCTGCTGAACCCTCGCCGGAAGGTCATTGGTCTAAGAATTTCGCCGCCCTTTCGGTACATCGCCGTAAGGACTGGGTTGCAACGGCCAAGGGCTTCAACAAATATGTCTGGGACTTTGAAAATCAACCAAACAAGGAAAACATTTATGGATTGTACGCCAGTCACGGAGCACTCCTGATTGCTAATAGTGAGGCGCTCCTCAGCGTCCATGATGTCGACAAAGGGTGGGACTGGACCAAAGTTCCTGGAACCACAAGTATCGCACTTGATCTCGCTGACATGGACATGGGAGGAGCAAGGTTTTTCGGTAAAAAAGATTTGGCTGGGGGCCTGACGTTTAAAGGAACATATCCCTTAGGAAACGGTGTTTTTGGCATGGACTTTGATCAACCATCCTATGGCCTTGCCACAACAGATCCGCGTAGTAACATTGAGTTTAAGTTCAAGaagtcgtttttctttttccaaaacttgATCGTTTGTTTAGGAAGTCATATTTCGGCACAAGACACCAATAAAAAGATCGTTCAAACAACTCTTTTCCAAGACAAGCTGTTCGACGGAGTACCTTCATCTAAAATCAAGGTAAACGGAATAGATAAAACCTTCTCAAACACGGCCAACGCTTACACTCCCAACATAAAAAATGTTGCCTACACCACTCTTACTGATGCCAAAGGAAACTTTTACTATATTCCAAGCAATAGCAAAACGAGCTTAAAGGTCCATCTGAAAGATCAGAACTCCAAAACCGACGATGGAAAGACTGATACAACGGGTCGCTATGCCACGGCGTGGTTTGATCATTCCACTTCACCAAGCAACGGTAAATATCAATACGCTGTATTGATACCGACGGCTACTTACCATACGACTCTAACCGACCTAGCCACAGCCCAAGAAAGTGCTAACGCCAAAGTTTACAAGGTCTTGAAACAGGATCACCAAGCTCACGTTGTCCAGTTTGTCAAGTCGCCGAAAACATGGACTGCTCTCGGTAATGACCATGTAGTCACAGGCTATGTCGTTTTTAGAGGAAACTTGAATCTTCCAAGGAGAGGGGAAATTAGGCACGTTACCGCTAAAGATGTGCTACTGATGGTGGAAAAGTCCGATGACTATATTTTCCTGAGTGTAAGCGTTCCCAGTCTGAATCTCCATACCAAGGGTAATTTAAAAGTCAACAACGATGTGGAACAAGAGGAAAGGTATCATTCATCAAGTCAAGAGAAGGAAGTAGAAGTTACACTGCGAACAAAGGTGGAGAGTAGCGTAGTCTACGCCCTAGCCCATGGAAATCCGGATGGCTACAAACCCAACGTGTGGGTTGTCGGTAATAACTTGAAAGTGAAATTCTTAAATCTCAAGAATGGATTCAGCGTTGAAGTGAAATTGAAAAAGATGAAGGTTTGA
- the LOC136915448 gene encoding neuronal acetylcholine receptor subunit alpha-10-like has protein sequence MKRELYTLAIQLLASLLLPTNAAVMNDEQYLLRDLFHNYSKSSRPVLQRNAQVVVTFRAKLKQIIDLKDNEQLLQVILYTYQGWNNPLLIWNASHYGGIDEINVDSSRVWVPDIVLYNSAEFTFSGGTHKYKTDVVIYSNGDTIWLAPAMFVTVCQLDVRFFPFDEQKCRMKFGSWTHDESRVDMRIFGNASNDDIYTEHGEWQLLSINQKRTSKMYDCCPKPYVDITYTIHLRRRSLFYTLYLIVPALIITAMVLVGFFLPPESGERMQLGITVLLAMIVFLQLVYQNLPSTSNSAPLLGKFYIITMLLISLSLAATCLVLNYWYGRHGDGEMPMWVRLIILDCLGRVFGSYNKHRPGNRRRIVEGHDVSKKNEWKTAANILDKFFMAFFAFLITITAISLFFQAPFY, from the exons CGGCAGTGATGAACGACGAGCAGTACTTGCTTCGAGATCTGTTTCACAACTACAGCAAATCATCACGTCCAGTCCTTCAGAGAAATGCTCAAGTAGTTGTGACATTTAGAGCCAAACTCAAGCAAATCATAGATTTG AAAGACAACGAGCAGCTCCTGCAAGTTATCCTTTACACATATCAG GGATGGAACAATCCATTGTTAATATGGAATGCCTCACATTATGGTGGAATTGATGAGATAAATGTAGACTCTTCTAGGGTGTGGGTTCCTGACATTGTTCTATATAACAG CGCAGAGTTTACATTTTCTGGGGGAACCCACAAGTACAAAACAGACGTTGTGATCTACTCCAACGGAGACACTATATGGCTTGCACCCGCCATGTTTGTCACAGTTTGCCAGCTAGACGTCAG ATTTTTCCCATTTGACGAACAAAAATGTCGCATGAAATTCGGCAGCTGGACCCATGATGAAAGTCGTGTGGACATGCGTATTTTCGGCAATGCATCAAATGATGACATTTACACTGAACACGGGGAGTGGCAGCTACTCAGTATTAACCAAAAAAG GACTTCAAAAATGTACGACTGCTGTCCCAAACCTTACGTGGACATAACATACACCATTCATCTTCGACGGAGATCGCTCTTCTACACGTTGTATCTGATTGTTCCTGCTCTCATCATAACTGCCATGGTGCTTGTTGGGTTCTTCTTGCCTCCGGAATCTGGGGAACGTATGCAGCTTGGAATCACCGTGTTACTGGCCATGATCGTGTTTCTGCAGCTGGTGTATCAGAATTTACCTTCCACATCCAACAGCGCCCCTCTTCTAGGAAAGTTCTACATCATCACAATGTTACTCATTTCCCTTTCCTTGGCTGCCACTTGCCTGGTGTTAAATTACTGGTATGGTCGTCATGGAGATGGAGAAATGCCGATGTGGGTTCGCCTTATAATTCTGGATTGCCTCGGAAGGGTCTTTGGATCGTACAACAAGCACAGACCTGGCAACCGCAGACGAATCGTAGAAGGTCACGAcgtttcaaagaaaaatgaatggaaAACCGCCGCTAACATACTGGATAAGTTTTTTATGGCCTTCTTTGCTTTCCTTATTACCATCACCGCAATCTCTCTGTTTTTTCAAGCCCCGTTCTATTGA